From Variovorax sp. PMC12, the proteins below share one genomic window:
- the atpB gene encoding F0F1 ATP synthase subunit A has product MAAENAAEHSQTAGEYIVHHLTHLQSSKPGGVADFTVFNFDSLFFSISLGILGCWLLWLAARKATSGVPGRFQAAVELLVEMVDQQAKGIVHNATSRKFVAPLALTIFVWIFLLNAMDLFPVDLFPAIWAKIFGLAGEDPHHAYLRVVPTADLSVTMGMSVAVLLICIYYNIKIKGAGGWVHELFTAPFGNHWALYPFNFAMQMIEFVAKTVSHGMRLFGNMYAGELIFLLIALMGGAWSMSATGIGLAIGHIIAGTAWAIFHILIITLQAFVFMMLTLVYIGQAHDHH; this is encoded by the coding sequence ATGGCTGCTGAAAACGCTGCGGAACATAGTCAGACCGCGGGTGAATACATCGTTCACCACTTGACGCACCTGCAAAGCTCCAAGCCTGGAGGTGTGGCTGACTTTACGGTTTTCAATTTCGACTCGCTCTTCTTCTCGATCTCGCTCGGCATCCTGGGCTGCTGGCTGCTGTGGCTTGCCGCCCGCAAGGCCACTTCGGGCGTTCCCGGCCGTTTTCAAGCGGCGGTCGAGCTGCTGGTCGAAATGGTCGACCAGCAGGCCAAGGGCATCGTCCACAACGCCACGAGCCGCAAGTTCGTGGCCCCGCTGGCACTCACGATCTTCGTCTGGATCTTCCTGCTGAACGCGATGGACCTGTTCCCGGTCGATCTGTTCCCGGCCATCTGGGCCAAGATCTTCGGCCTCGCCGGCGAAGACCCGCACCACGCCTACCTGCGCGTCGTGCCCACGGCCGACCTCTCGGTGACGATGGGCATGTCGGTGGCCGTGCTGCTGATCTGCATCTACTACAACATCAAGATCAAGGGCGCTGGCGGCTGGGTGCACGAGCTGTTCACCGCCCCCTTCGGCAACCACTGGGCGCTGTACCCCTTCAACTTCGCCATGCAGATGATCGAGTTCGTCGCCAAGACGGTCTCGCACGGCATGCGGTTGTTCGGCAACATGTACGCCGGTGAACTGATCTTCCTGCTGATCGCCCTGATGGGCGGTGCCTGGTCCATGTCGGCCACCGGCATCGGCCTGGCCATCGGCCACATCATCGCGGGCACGGCCTGGGCCATCTTTCACATCCTGATCATCACGTTGCAAGCCTTCGTGTTCATGATGCTGACGCTGGTCTACATCGGCCAGGCCCACGATCACCACTGA
- the atpE gene encoding F0F1 ATP synthase subunit C, with protein sequence MEVISFVALAAGLIIGLGAVGACIGIGIMGSKYLESAARQPELMGELQTKMFLLAGLIDAAFIIGTGIALWFATANPFLSQIANLPK encoded by the coding sequence ATGGAAGTTATTAGCTTTGTTGCACTGGCCGCCGGCCTGATCATCGGTCTGGGCGCTGTTGGCGCATGTATCGGCATCGGCATCATGGGCAGCAAGTACCTCGAGTCGGCCGCACGTCAGCCCGAACTCATGGGTGAACTCCAAACCAAGATGTTCCTGCTGGCTGGTCTGATCGACGCCGCTTTCATTATCGGTACCGGTATCGCCCTGTGGTTCGCAACGGCCAACCCGTTCCTGTCGCAAATCGCCAACCTGCCGAAGTAA
- a CDS encoding F0F1 ATP synthase subunit B — MSITGTLIVQMIVFLILVGFTMKYVWPPIAKALDDRAAKIAEGLAAADKAKSELTAANKRVEAELGQARNESAQRLADAERRAQAIVEEAKARATEEGNKIVAAARVEADQQALKAREALREQVAALAVKGAEQILRKEVNAGVHADLLARLQTEL, encoded by the coding sequence GTGAGCATTACCGGTACCCTGATCGTTCAGATGATCGTGTTCCTGATCCTGGTCGGGTTCACGATGAAGTACGTGTGGCCGCCGATCGCGAAGGCGTTGGACGACCGCGCTGCGAAGATCGCCGAAGGCCTCGCTGCCGCCGACAAGGCCAAGTCCGAGCTGACCGCCGCCAACAAGCGCGTGGAAGCCGAACTGGGCCAGGCACGCAACGAGTCCGCACAGCGTCTTGCCGACGCCGAACGTCGCGCCCAGGCCATCGTTGAAGAGGCCAAGGCCCGCGCGACCGAGGAAGGCAACAAGATCGTTGCAGCCGCACGCGTCGAAGCCGACCAGCAGGCACTGAAGGCCCGTGAGGCCCTGCGCGAGCAGGTCGCCGCGCTGGCCGTCAAGGGCGCGGAGCAGATTCTGCGCAAGGAAGTGAATGCAGGCGTTCACGCCGATTTGCTCGCCCGTCTGCAGACCGAACTCTGA
- a CDS encoding F0F1 ATP synthase subunit delta — translation MAELATIARPYAEALFKASSSDLAGTSAWLEKVAAIAASPELKQFAENPKATAEQVIGVVAGAFGAPLAAPAQNFLGALLENGRFSVLPEIAKQFRALANAKSGSSDAVVYSAFPIDAAALANVSAALEKRFGRKLQVTVQQEPELIGGIRVVVGDEVLDTSVKARLEQMKVALAA, via the coding sequence ATGGCAGAACTCGCCACCATTGCACGCCCCTACGCCGAGGCGCTCTTCAAGGCGTCGTCGTCCGACCTCGCCGGCACCAGCGCCTGGCTCGAAAAGGTTGCCGCCATCGCGGCCAGCCCGGAGCTCAAGCAGTTCGCCGAGAACCCCAAGGCCACGGCCGAACAGGTGATCGGCGTGGTCGCCGGTGCATTCGGTGCACCGCTCGCCGCTCCCGCCCAGAACTTCCTGGGTGCGCTCCTCGAGAACGGACGTTTTTCGGTGCTGCCGGAAATTGCGAAGCAGTTCCGGGCACTGGCCAACGCGAAGAGCGGTTCGTCCGACGCCGTTGTCTACAGCGCCTTCCCGATCGATGCCGCGGCCCTCGCCAACGTGTCGGCCGCGCTCGAAAAGCGTTTCGGTCGCAAGCTCCAGGTCACGGTCCAGCAAGAGCCGGAACTGATCGGTGGCATTCGTGTGGTGGTCGGCGACGAGGTGCTCGACACCTCCGTCAAAGCGCGCCTTGAACAAATGAAAGTTGCGCTGGCGGCCTGA